A single genomic interval of Bradyrhizobium sp. sBnM-33 harbors:
- a CDS encoding thiamine pyrophosphate-binding protein: MDANLRTGGHILIEQLALHGADTVFGVPGESFLAALDGMYQSQRVRFINARHEGGAAMMADAYGKLTGRPGIVFATRGPGATNASSGVHVAFQDSTPLILLLGQVGRDMMEREAFQEIDYRQMFGPMAKWVAQIDDARRIPEFISRAFFTATSGRPGPVVLALPEDMLTDTAEVADAPPYNPIPVAPDDGALRQFHALLSEAKKPFLIVGGGGWSDQARRDLEAFASAHEVPVGVSFRCQDYFDNLHPAYGGHVGIGLDAKIADRIRTSDLVIALGARLGEATTSGYTLFDIPKPKQPLVHIYPDPEEIGRVYSPTLGVVASSATFAVAIKRLEPKHQSRADYVKAAHADYLAFTEPTRSPGDVQLSQVVRSLSDRLPHDTIICNGAGNYAVWVHRFWRYRQYRTELAPTSGSMGYGLPAAVAAKLLHPERTVIAFAGDGCFQMTGLEFMTAVENRLPLIVIVCNNGMYGTIRMHQERAYPGRVSGTDLANPDFAALARACGGFGACVERTEDFARAFDEAVGSGLPAIIELSISPEALTPVSSLSETRAKALAAAV; encoded by the coding sequence ATGGACGCAAATCTTCGAACCGGTGGCCATATTCTCATCGAGCAATTGGCCTTGCACGGCGCCGACACCGTGTTCGGCGTGCCCGGCGAGAGCTTCCTGGCTGCCCTCGACGGCATGTACCAGAGCCAACGCGTGCGGTTTATCAATGCCCGGCACGAAGGCGGCGCTGCCATGATGGCGGATGCCTATGGCAAGCTGACGGGACGGCCCGGCATCGTATTCGCCACCCGCGGCCCCGGCGCCACCAATGCATCCTCCGGTGTCCATGTCGCGTTCCAGGACTCGACGCCGCTGATCCTGCTGCTTGGCCAGGTCGGACGCGACATGATGGAACGCGAGGCGTTCCAGGAAATCGATTACCGCCAGATGTTCGGGCCAATGGCGAAATGGGTCGCCCAGATCGACGATGCGCGGCGGATTCCAGAGTTCATTTCGCGCGCCTTCTTCACCGCGACCTCGGGCCGTCCCGGCCCGGTCGTGCTGGCGCTGCCCGAGGACATGCTCACCGATACCGCCGAGGTGGCGGATGCGCCGCCCTACAATCCGATTCCGGTCGCGCCGGATGACGGCGCCTTGCGGCAATTCCATGCACTGCTGTCGGAGGCGAAGAAGCCGTTCCTGATCGTCGGCGGCGGCGGATGGAGCGATCAGGCCCGCCGCGATCTCGAAGCATTTGCGTCGGCGCATGAAGTGCCCGTCGGCGTGTCGTTCCGATGCCAGGACTATTTCGACAATCTGCATCCGGCCTATGGCGGCCATGTCGGTATCGGTCTCGACGCAAAAATCGCCGACCGGATCCGCACCAGCGATCTGGTGATCGCGCTCGGCGCGAGACTGGGGGAGGCCACCACGTCCGGCTATACGCTGTTCGATATTCCAAAACCGAAACAGCCATTGGTTCACATCTATCCCGATCCGGAAGAGATCGGCCGCGTTTATTCGCCGACGCTCGGCGTGGTCGCGAGCAGCGCGACCTTTGCAGTCGCCATCAAGCGGCTGGAGCCGAAGCATCAGTCGCGCGCCGACTATGTCAAGGCGGCGCATGCCGACTATCTCGCCTTTACCGAGCCGACCCGCTCGCCCGGCGACGTGCAGCTCTCACAGGTCGTGCGTAGTTTGAGCGATCGCTTGCCCCATGACACCATCATCTGCAACGGCGCCGGCAATTATGCCGTCTGGGTGCATCGCTTCTGGCGCTATCGGCAGTATCGCACCGAACTGGCGCCAACGTCTGGATCGATGGGGTACGGCTTGCCCGCGGCAGTTGCCGCCAAGCTGCTGCACCCCGAGCGAACGGTGATCGCGTTCGCCGGCGACGGCTGCTTTCAGATGACCGGGCTGGAGTTCATGACCGCGGTCGAAAACCGGCTGCCGCTGATCGTGATCGTCTGCAACAACGGCATGTACGGTACCATCCGGATGCACCAGGAGCGGGCGTATCCCGGCCGTGTCTCCGGCACCGACCTGGCCAACCCCGACTTTGCCGCACTGGCACGCGCCTGTGGCGGCTTCGGCGCATGTGTCGAGCGTACCGAGGATTTCGCGCGCGCGTTCGACGAGGCTGTCGGAAGCGGACTTCCGGCCATCATCGAGCTTTCGATCAGCCCAGAGGCGTTGACGCCGGTGAGCTCGCTGAGCGAAACGCGTGCTAAGGCTTTGGCCGCGGCGGTTTGA
- a CDS encoding NAD(P)-dependent oxidoreductase — MTTFERVGFIGLGGMGRGLVKNLVAKGVAVTAYDLNPAAMAVATSFGATAAGSLQEIRDNCRIVMICVNEAEDVEALMTCGDGLLAGPAPGFIIVDHTTGSPQMVAKLDRMVRAAGGRYAEAPMTRTPKHADIGKVNVLFGGERDLLDDLRSYFELYAENIFHIGPLGHAIRIKLIHNYIAFANVAAWCEGFALAAKDGLDLSQLIGIISAAGAKSGMLDLYGQATLDGDFTPLMSLANARKDVRYYARWLEEAGLPGFMAEAVHQTYRQAALLGHDGESCTAVIKAYETVTGVAARVGPKD, encoded by the coding sequence ATGACGACATTCGAACGCGTTGGCTTTATCGGCCTCGGCGGAATGGGACGCGGCCTGGTCAAGAACCTAGTCGCCAAGGGCGTGGCGGTCACCGCCTACGATCTCAATCCCGCCGCTATGGCGGTTGCCACATCCTTTGGTGCGACGGCAGCCGGCAGTCTGCAGGAGATCAGGGACAATTGCCGCATCGTCATGATCTGCGTCAACGAAGCCGAGGATGTCGAGGCGTTGATGACTTGCGGCGATGGGCTGCTCGCCGGTCCGGCGCCGGGATTCATCATCGTGGATCATACCACCGGCAGCCCGCAGATGGTCGCAAAGCTCGACCGCATGGTGCGGGCAGCCGGCGGCCGGTATGCCGAAGCGCCGATGACGCGAACCCCGAAACACGCCGACATCGGCAAGGTCAACGTGCTGTTCGGCGGCGAGCGCGACCTTCTCGACGACCTCAGGTCCTATTTTGAGCTCTATGCCGAAAACATCTTCCACATCGGGCCGCTCGGACACGCCATTCGCATCAAGCTTATTCACAACTATATCGCCTTCGCCAATGTGGCGGCGTGGTGCGAGGGGTTTGCGCTAGCGGCCAAGGACGGGCTCGACCTCTCGCAACTCATCGGCATCATCTCGGCCGCAGGCGCCAAGAGCGGCATGCTCGACCTCTACGGCCAGGCCACGCTCGATGGCGACTTCACCCCGCTGATGTCGCTGGCGAACGCCCGCAAGGATGTCCGCTACTACGCGCGCTGGCTGGAGGAGGCGGGCCTGCCCGGGTTCATGGCTGAGGCCGTGCACCAGACCTACCGGCAGGCGGCGCTGCTCGGGCACGACGGCGAGTCCTGCACCGCCGTCATCAAGGCCTATGAGACCGTGACCGGCGTGGCCGCGCGGGTAGGACCGAAAGACTGA
- a CDS encoding type II toxin-antitoxin system RatA family toxin, with translation MPRFSSKRRVHHTASHMFDLVADVERYPEFVPLCQSLRIRQRTQKADGTEVIVADMTVSFKLVRESFTSRVTLDRPNLKIMVEYLKGPFSNLENRWTFEPKSETDCDVGFFLSYEFKSRMLAMLMGTMFDTAFQRFAAAFEKRADVIYGKPGAGPAKAG, from the coding sequence ATGCCTCGCTTTTCCAGCAAGCGCCGGGTTCATCATACCGCGTCGCACATGTTCGATCTGGTCGCCGATGTCGAGCGCTATCCGGAATTCGTGCCGCTGTGCCAATCGCTGAGGATACGGCAGCGTACGCAGAAAGCTGACGGCACTGAAGTCATCGTCGCCGACATGACGGTATCGTTCAAGCTGGTGCGGGAGTCCTTCACCAGCCGGGTGACGCTGGACCGGCCGAACCTGAAAATCATGGTCGAGTATTTGAAGGGTCCTTTCAGCAATCTGGAAAACCGCTGGACGTTCGAACCGAAATCCGAAACCGACTGCGACGTCGGGTTCTTCCTGTCCTATGAATTCAAGAGCCGGATGCTGGCGATGCTCATGGGGACGATGTTCGATACGGCCTTCCAGCGTTTTGCCGCCGCGTTCGAAAAGCGGGCGGACGTGATTTACGGGAAGCCCGGAGCGGGGCCGGCGAAAGCCGGCTAG
- a CDS encoding DNA topology modulation protein, with protein MQRVLVMGSSGSGKSTFARWLSDITGIPFISLDALYWRSGWVTSDNAEFGQRVAEVARQPQWVIDGNCTRYGAGELRREVSDTVIWFDLPRRTCMFGIMKRIASSYGRVRPEMAEGCPERIDFEFFHYVWTYRRQQRPKLLEYFQGLRADQSLVCFTDRMQADDYLREITVKQSRARIH; from the coding sequence ATGCAACGCGTTCTCGTCATGGGATCGTCGGGATCCGGCAAGTCGACATTTGCCAGGTGGCTGTCGGATATAACAGGCATTCCCTTCATTTCGCTGGATGCGTTGTACTGGAGATCCGGCTGGGTCACTTCCGACAATGCCGAGTTCGGACAGCGCGTGGCCGAGGTTGCGCGTCAGCCGCAATGGGTTATCGATGGCAATTGCACTAGGTACGGCGCCGGCGAATTGCGCCGCGAAGTCAGCGACACCGTCATCTGGTTCGACTTGCCGCGCAGGACCTGCATGTTCGGCATCATGAAGCGAATCGCCAGCAGCTACGGCCGTGTTCGCCCGGAAATGGCCGAGGGCTGTCCCGAGAGAATCGACTTCGAGTTCTTTCACTACGTCTGGACCTATCGCCGGCAACAGCGGCCGAAACTTTTGGAGTATTTTCAGGGACTGCGCGCCGACCAATCGCTCGTCTGTTTTACCGATCGGATGCAGGCGGACGACTACCTGAGGGAAATTACGGTGAAGCAAAGCCGGGCGAGAATCCACTGA
- the lipA gene encoding lipoyl synthase produces the protein MVVLVDTVSLNQVRPRHPEKVNRPDALSPPKPDWIRVRAPNTRGYADTRKIVKENGLVTVCEEAGCPNIGECWDKKHATFMIMGDTCTRACAFCNVKTGMPGALDANEPEHVAEATFKLGLTHVVVTSVDRDDLADGGAEHFAQTIRAIRARCPTTTIEILTPDFLRKEGALEVVAAAKPDVFNHNLETVPARYLTVRPGARYFHSIRLLQRVKEIDPTIFTKSGIMVGLGEERHEVLQVMDDLRSADVDFLTIGQYLQPTRKHHAVMRYVTPDEFAGYEKVAYTKGFLMVSASPLTRSSHHAGEDFAKLQAARIARAR, from the coding sequence ATGGTCGTGCTCGTCGATACCGTTTCCCTGAACCAGGTTCGCCCGCGTCACCCCGAAAAGGTGAACCGGCCTGATGCGTTGTCGCCGCCGAAGCCGGACTGGATCAGGGTGCGCGCGCCGAACACCCGCGGCTATGCCGACACACGAAAGATCGTCAAGGAGAACGGCCTCGTCACGGTGTGCGAGGAGGCCGGCTGCCCGAATATCGGCGAGTGCTGGGACAAGAAGCACGCCACCTTCATGATCATGGGGGACACCTGCACGCGGGCTTGCGCATTCTGCAACGTCAAGACCGGCATGCCCGGCGCGCTCGACGCCAATGAGCCGGAACATGTCGCGGAGGCGACCTTCAAGCTCGGGCTGACCCACGTCGTGGTGACGTCGGTCGATCGCGACGACCTCGCCGACGGCGGTGCGGAGCATTTTGCCCAGACTATCCGCGCCATCCGCGCACGCTGCCCGACCACGACCATCGAAATCCTGACCCCGGACTTCCTGCGCAAGGAAGGCGCGCTGGAGGTGGTCGCGGCGGCCAAGCCCGATGTATTCAACCACAATCTGGAAACCGTGCCGGCGCGTTATCTCACCGTGCGGCCGGGCGCGCGCTACTTCCATTCGATCCGGCTGTTGCAGCGGGTCAAGGAGATTGATCCCACGATCTTCACCAAATCAGGCATCATGGTCGGCTTGGGAGAGGAGCGCCACGAGGTGCTGCAGGTGATGGACGATCTGCGTTCCGCGGACGTCGATTTCCTGACCATCGGCCAATATCTGCAGCCAACGCGCAAGCACCACGCCGTCATGCGCTACGTGACGCCGGACGAATTCGCGGGCTACGAGAAGGTCGCCTATACCAAGGGTTTTCTGATGGTGTCGGCCAGTCCGCTGACCCGCTCGTCGCATCATGCGGGTGAGGATTTTGCCAAGCTGCAGGCGGCGCGCATTGCGCGGGCCCGCTAG
- a CDS encoding DNA-3-methyladenine glycosylase, with the protein MAQISRPADAVPPRLGKPLKRSFFNRSVHEVAPDLIGATLLVDGVGGIIVEVEAYHHLDPAAHSFRGPTPRNRVMFGPPGFAYVYRSYGIHWCVNFVSEAEGSASAVLIRALEPTHGIGAMRRRRGLQEERALCSGPGKLCEALGITIKHNELPLDAPPFALHARHAKPDIAAGVRIGITKAVELPWRYGLKGSKFLSKPF; encoded by the coding sequence ATGGCTCAAATCTCGAGGCCGGCCGATGCCGTCCCCCCTCGCCTCGGCAAGCCGCTGAAGCGCTCGTTTTTTAACCGCAGCGTGCATGAGGTCGCGCCCGACCTGATCGGCGCGACGCTGTTGGTCGACGGCGTCGGCGGCATCATCGTCGAGGTCGAGGCCTATCACCATCTGGACCCGGCCGCGCATTCGTTCCGCGGGCCGACGCCGCGCAACCGCGTGATGTTCGGTCCGCCGGGTTTTGCCTATGTCTATCGCTCCTATGGCATCCACTGGTGCGTGAACTTCGTTTCCGAGGCGGAAGGCTCGGCCAGCGCCGTGCTGATCCGCGCGCTGGAGCCGACTCACGGCATAGGAGCGATGCGCCGACGCCGCGGCCTGCAGGAGGAGCGCGCGCTGTGCTCGGGGCCCGGCAAACTCTGCGAGGCGCTCGGCATCACGATCAAGCACAACGAGCTGCCGCTGGACGCTCCGCCGTTCGCGTTGCATGCGCGGCACGCCAAACCCGATATCGCCGCCGGCGTGCGGATCGGCATCACCAAGGCGGTCGAACTGCCGTGGCGTTACGGGTTGAAGGGGTCGAAGTTTCTGAGCAAGCCGTTTTGA
- a CDS encoding SRPBCC family protein, translated as MSTQAAITSVKHCVVVEAPLERAFKVFTEDFGRFKPAEHNLLGVPIAETVFEPRVGGHLYDRGIDGSECLWARVLDYEPPNRVLLSWNISPQWQIETDPNKTSEWEVRFTAETAHRTRVEIEHRHLDRHGEGWQSVRDGVAGDQGWPLYLQRFADLLSRPS; from the coding sequence ATGAGCACTCAAGCAGCAATCACATCCGTCAAGCACTGTGTCGTGGTGGAGGCGCCGCTCGAGCGCGCGTTCAAGGTCTTCACCGAGGACTTTGGCCGTTTCAAACCCGCCGAGCACAACCTGCTGGGCGTGCCGATCGCCGAGACGGTGTTCGAGCCTCGAGTTGGTGGCCATCTGTATGACCGCGGCATTGACGGCAGCGAGTGCCTATGGGCGCGAGTGCTGGATTACGAGCCGCCCAATCGAGTGCTCCTGAGCTGGAACATTAGCCCGCAATGGCAGATCGAGACCGATCCGAATAAGACCAGCGAGTGGGAAGTGCGATTTACCGCCGAGACGGCGCACCGGACACGCGTTGAGATCGAGCACCGACACCTGGACCGCCACGGCGAGGGGTGGCAAAGCGTGCGCGATGGGGTTGCGGGTGATCAGGGTTGGCCGCTGTACCTACAGCGCTTCGCTGATCTGTTAAGCCGTCCATCCTGA
- a CDS encoding ArsR/SmtB family transcription factor, producing MAYAKSGWTALADPTRRTIFERLVDNPSSVGGLARALPVSRPAVSQHLRVLKDAGLVVDAPAGKQRIYRVDPAGLAALRAELDLFWSKTMAAYKTAIEQPPEERK from the coding sequence ATGGCTTACGCGAAGAGTGGGTGGACGGCGCTCGCTGACCCGACCAGGCGCACGATATTCGAGCGGCTGGTCGATAATCCGAGCTCGGTCGGTGGACTTGCGCGTGCCCTGCCGGTCAGCCGCCCCGCCGTCTCGCAGCACCTGAGGGTCTTAAAGGACGCCGGACTCGTGGTCGACGCGCCGGCCGGCAAACAGCGGATCTACCGCGTCGATCCCGCCGGGTTGGCTGCCCTTCGTGCGGAACTCGACCTGTTCTGGAGCAAGACGATGGCAGCCTACAAGACAGCCATCGAGCAACCACCGGAGGAGCGGAAATGA
- a CDS encoding glycoside hydrolase family 113, giving the protein MAGVFPVQGFGFLSNYNGAFVASSAQAAMQAIAGTNANSIELAPRLFMQTRTSSDVFADPNKTESDANILQAIANAQALGLSVTLKPMVSALDGSLAYVLNPSDPAAFFASYKNHMVRMAEIAEQAGVSMLVIGNELGKLSGPEYRSYWVDLIDSVRAVFHGEITYAAATDEAINVSFWDKVDVIGINAYPPLTTKTDPTVEEMVNAWNNMSTDDYWAKVMNHMSPVDFFHSLALQYDKQVFFTETGYRSVDGTNISPGGWAESTTQDVQEQYDAFNAFFQVWGSEGGSWFRGASIWNWDTNNKYSPIGYSPEGKPAQGLITEWYGGQHQPPGQTLTGSPSADLMDVGGGNDVLSGEVGNDTIKADGGDDTITGGPDTIPKLTQTSVTVTGYSSVVDGVGAKMQLLINGQQIGSTVEFHGATDPSGFQTFTFTFANPATVSSLDLAFINDIANANGDRNLYVKDITVNGEHLAVSEGVNPSSPGTWNLYQNKSIHYDMTARQDLFFGSSTDNDSLDGGIGKDVINGGAGTDMIQGGAGNDTLNGGPGADVIRGGADDDTINSGAGITTATDQLYGDDGNDIVKASTGDTGALLDGGSGKDQLYGGWVANVMNGGDGNDYLSGGGGLDTMHGNAGDDQLKGGPAATQMFGDDGNDSLQGGTGNEFLYGGGGNDRPTGNAGNDYLAGGTGNDTFVFAPGFGKDTVADFQNTEGVQDIIQFAKTVFADFSALQSHMAEVGTSVVITVDANTTIEIQNRTMSQLHASDFLFV; this is encoded by the coding sequence ATGGCCGGCGTGTTTCCTGTTCAGGGATTTGGATTCCTCTCCAACTACAATGGTGCATTCGTCGCCAGTTCCGCGCAGGCCGCCATGCAGGCGATCGCGGGCACCAATGCAAACTCGATCGAGCTCGCTCCGCGGCTGTTTATGCAAACCAGGACGTCGAGTGACGTCTTCGCCGATCCGAATAAGACCGAGAGCGACGCCAATATTCTGCAGGCCATCGCAAATGCGCAGGCGCTCGGCCTTTCGGTGACGCTGAAGCCCATGGTCTCGGCCCTCGATGGCTCGCTTGCATACGTGCTCAATCCGAGCGATCCCGCCGCCTTCTTTGCTTCCTACAAGAACCACATGGTTCGTATGGCTGAAATCGCCGAACAAGCAGGCGTCAGCATGCTTGTGATCGGCAATGAGCTCGGCAAGCTCTCCGGCCCTGAATACCGAAGCTATTGGGTCGACCTCATCGATTCCGTACGCGCCGTGTTCCACGGCGAGATCACCTATGCGGCCGCAACCGACGAGGCCATCAATGTCAGCTTTTGGGACAAGGTTGATGTCATCGGAATCAATGCATATCCGCCGCTGACGACGAAAACGGACCCGACCGTCGAGGAGATGGTCAATGCATGGAACAACATGTCCACCGACGACTACTGGGCGAAGGTGATGAACCACATGTCGCCGGTCGATTTCTTCCATTCCCTTGCCTTGCAGTACGACAAGCAGGTGTTCTTCACCGAAACCGGCTACCGCAGTGTCGACGGAACCAATATCAGTCCCGGTGGCTGGGCCGAGAGCACGACGCAAGATGTCCAGGAGCAATACGATGCCTTCAACGCCTTCTTTCAGGTGTGGGGATCGGAAGGCGGAAGCTGGTTCAGGGGCGCGTCGATCTGGAACTGGGATACGAACAACAAGTATTCGCCGATCGGCTATTCGCCCGAAGGCAAGCCTGCGCAGGGGCTGATTACTGAATGGTACGGAGGTCAGCACCAGCCGCCCGGCCAGACCCTGACGGGTTCTCCCTCCGCCGATTTGATGGATGTCGGCGGCGGCAATGACGTGCTGTCGGGCGAGGTCGGCAATGACACGATCAAGGCAGACGGGGGTGACGACACCATTACCGGCGGCCCCGATACAATTCCGAAACTCACGCAGACATCAGTCACGGTGACGGGCTACAGCTCCGTCGTCGACGGCGTCGGCGCCAAAATGCAGCTCCTGATCAACGGGCAGCAGATCGGCAGCACGGTCGAATTCCATGGCGCGACCGATCCATCGGGTTTCCAGACTTTCACATTCACATTCGCGAACCCGGCAACCGTCTCCAGCCTCGATCTCGCCTTCATCAACGATATCGCCAACGCCAATGGCGACCGCAACCTTTATGTCAAGGACATCACCGTCAACGGCGAGCATCTTGCCGTGTCGGAAGGCGTCAATCCGAGTTCGCCGGGAACGTGGAATCTCTACCAGAACAAGTCCATCCACTATGACATGACTGCTCGCCAGGACCTGTTCTTCGGGTCATCGACGGACAATGACAGCCTTGATGGAGGAATAGGCAAGGACGTGATCAATGGCGGCGCCGGGACGGACATGATCCAGGGCGGCGCGGGCAACGATACCCTCAATGGTGGTCCCGGCGCGGATGTGATCCGCGGTGGGGCGGACGACGACACGATCAACAGCGGCGCCGGCATCACCACGGCCACCGATCAGCTCTACGGCGACGACGGCAACGACATCGTCAAGGCCAGCACCGGTGACACCGGCGCCCTGCTCGACGGCGGCAGCGGCAAGGACCAGCTCTATGGCGGCTGGGTCGCGAACGTCATGAACGGCGGTGACGGCAATGATTATCTCTCCGGCGGCGGCGGACTCGATACGATGCACGGCAACGCCGGCGACGACCAGCTGAAAGGCGGCCCGGCGGCAACCCAAATGTTCGGAGACGACGGCAACGATAGTTTGCAGGGCGGCACCGGCAACGAGTTCCTCTATGGCGGTGGCGGCAACGATCGGCCGACCGGTAACGCAGGGAACGATTATCTGGCCGGCGGCACCGGCAACGACACATTCGTGTTCGCCCCCGGCTTCGGCAAGGACACCGTTGCCGACTTCCAGAACACCGAAGGCGTGCAGGACATCATTCAGTTCGCCAAGACCGTGTTTGCCGACTTTAGCGCGCTGCAATCCCACATGGCCGAGGTTGGCACCAGTGTCGTGATCACGGTCGACGCCAATACTACGATCGAGATTCAGAACAGGACGATGAGCCAGCTCCACGCCAGCGATTTTCTGTTCGTCTGA
- a CDS encoding VOC family protein: MLDHVSITVSDFAAAERFYDAIMAALDVIKVGRSDRWLGYGERADAEHPDRVYLAIYRGAEPDEASGRHWCFKAKSRSEVDAFWRAGIAAGGTDDGPPGLRHYHAAYYGAFLRDPDGNKVEGVCHRAE, encoded by the coding sequence ATGCTGGACCACGTCTCCATCACGGTTTCCGATTTCGCCGCCGCCGAACGCTTCTACGACGCGATCATGGCGGCGCTCGACGTCATCAAGGTCGGCCGCAGCGACCGCTGGCTCGGCTATGGCGAACGGGCTGACGCCGAACATCCGGATCGCGTCTACCTCGCGATCTACCGGGGCGCGGAGCCGGACGAAGCCTCCGGTCGGCACTGGTGCTTCAAGGCGAAATCGCGCAGCGAGGTCGACGCGTTCTGGCGCGCCGGCATTGCCGCCGGCGGCACCGATGATGGGCCACCCGGCTTGCGTCACTACCACGCCGCCTATTACGGCGCATTTCTGCGCGACCCTGATGGCAACAAGGTCGAGGGGGTGTGCCATCGCGCGGAGTAG